GAATCATGTGCAATCGTGCGTACTTGGTAAATCTTACAAAGAAAAAACAGGTTGCGTTCTGGAAAGCTATatcttaatattataaaaagggACCTTAAAATATCTGGCAAGTTACAATTGATCTTTGCACATACTGAATGAAGGTGTAAAATATGTAACAGTTGAACATATGGTCCATGAGAGAATGAAATGttagaaggaaaatgctaattgACCCCATGAGTTTGCCCCCTCAATCTTACCGCTTATGCAttttattctcaattttttttacttaataactaaggaagtgattattagtgaagttgtgtatttgtttttattttttcttaatgattaaggatgtaaaaaaaatgttcaaaagaaaataataacaataataataataaaaaaaaaaaaactttcaaactAGTGGTACGCTCAATGGTAAACGCTGGGCGGCCTACTAGCCAGTGGCGAAACAAGCAATTGTGTTGAGGGGGGGCCAATTTATgtaaagagtaatgctaaatacaaTCTTAGGGTGTGCAAGATCTACACATTCTTTTTTCTACTGTGTAACATATTTAtgtaaagagtaatgctagatatagtctTAGGAGGTGTGCCAGTTCTACACtccatttgaagaaaaaaagtgGGACTCAccattacaaaataattttttttttcaatgtgggTCTTAGATTTACctacttttttcaaagggagTGGGCGGGGTTGACACATcctatgactgcaaatatcatttctcttatataaattaaaaagtgattgaaaaatcataagaatataattaaaaaatatttttatatagatcatcgacattaaataatttttcttgtatttttactttggattccatattaagaaatccaatattgtataacaaaaaactttaggatccatattaataagtttattatttatcgtaaatttagttttaattttaattttagagagGCCACATCCtcgaaaatagataatatataaaaattaaacaaaattttggtactataaagaaaaaaaaaaattggagagaagCATTTCTAgttatattgaatttttttttttgataggtaaacgaTAGTATTAATACGAATAGGCATATCTcttatacaagagataagacctatctgagcaatgctacgtacagtccCCAAGACTGCAATGCAAGCCTaggcaattttatttttaaaactttttaaaatcataaaaatatccCTCATTTATTAAAGGGcctgcaaatagaatttctctttcTATATTTGTAGAATTAGGTATAAAATTTAGGGGgcattttatattttcagaaagtttttttttttttttttgggggggggggggcagtaTAACGTGGGTCTGCCACTGCTGCAAGCAGGATCCATGTTAGAAACATGCTACTGGCAATGTAAGTGCTTGTTTTGGTAAATCTTATACCCAAACATATCCTTAAGAGAACAGGTTCTacaaatgtcatcaatgtaGTTGCAGTTACAACAATAAACTAGCAGAATTTTGTAAAATACGTTAAAAGTGAACATTGCTTGCATAAAGAAAGTAGTTACTtcaacctatcaaaaaaaagaaagtagctACTTCAAGATTTTGACAGGTTTTTTTCCTTGAGATAaggaaaacaaatatttcaaccCAGTGAACTTTCCATGGGTTAATATCCAAGTCCCAATGTTAACATGTCAAAAATTACTCCAGTGTAAAATATGTATCATCGCCATGACAATAACCACAAAATATCATCATGTCTTTTAAGCAGCAAAACCTGATTTAGAAGCTATATACTTCTCTAGAATAAAGCATTAAGCCTAGCAAGTCATATAAAAGTTTTGACAAACCTGCCTTGAATGCATGGCTATTGTCACTATCAATAATCAAGAAAAGAGGTCTACGGGTAAAAGGAATTATATCACCGGGGTAGAGATTATTTGAACCTGAAATATaccaccacaaaaaaaaaaaaaaaatcagcacaCACAGATAGTATGGGGGAATCATTCCAATTATAAATGGAATGGAAACTAAATAGTACTTAAAATAACAGGTTTTGTTGAACAAATGTTTCCAATAAACAACAGAACATTAGAGATACCTACCACCATTTCCCCTTGGACCAAACCACAGATAACTATCGTAGTGGCCACTTGACTCTCCCTTATGATTAGTACTTGATTCTGGCAGATAGCTATTTTGCTCTTGCGATAACTGAGAAGTGACTTTGTTTTTCGAAGATTTCCATGATCCATCAGAGCTTCCCACTTGAGTAAAATTACTAGGACCAGCCTTCCCTGCATGGAAGATCATTAAGGTATCGAATCTAAGATAACAAGAGCTGATCAGTTAGTTTTTTCTCCAGAAATATAGATGTGATAAAAACCTGAGGCCGATAGATACACTAGCATAACACTATCTGGAGGGAGCTCCTCAGAAATTGTAGCCATAACCTGCCCATTCACCACGGAGTTAAAAATCTGCCTCGCTAATGAAAAAGGTGTGAGAGAAAGAAGGATAATTTGTTCACATTATATATAGGTACAAGTGCTAGATAAATCGGTGCTGTAAGTTTGGGACTAAGTAATTGCTAAACTACTAATTCTTGGATACTGGAACATAGAGTATTAATGCAAAAATTTGAGCCAGATAGCATCTACTTTTCACCAGAAAATTTACATCCCTGGCATATTAACACGGATAAATGCCAGAAAGTATGCTCAGGTTAACATTGTGTTAAAGGGCAAGCCACCCACAATTTATGCCTCAAGTTCAAggttaattctttttttttttatttttttatttttttttatcagtaaggtagaattttattaatgagaaaaaGTAGGCAAGGCCCAAGTACAAGGGTAAAATCATATTACTCATGAAAAGAAATCGAACTTATCTATCATATATATTCATCCATGAAAATATATGATATCCAGATGTGCTTAGTCACTAGAGCATATACGATCAACTAGGCCACCTAAAGATAAATTGGCACTCCAATGATTTTCTTCTGGTCCTTGGATGAAAAAGAACTTAGAATTCCCTTCTAATCCAGAAGTAATAACAGCTTAGTTGACAACGAGAAACAAAGCAGGGAACACaaaataaacatttaaacaAGACCTTTAGAACTCACTGCTATCAAATGTGTTACAGATGGACGATAGAGAATAGCTTTCCTTGAATTTGGAGGTAAGGTTGGATCAGTCATGTCCACAGCCAAATTTATATCAATCACTCCAGAAGCTCCAGAATGATCAATTGAAGTGCCATTGCCATTTGATTCAACTGGACGCTTTTGATAGAAAGATCCACTCGGCTCCCATTCCAAACATTGCATCATTCTAAAAGTGTCCAAAGTTAGTTCTGCAAATTTGACCTGAAAATAACAATATGCGAAGGTTTGTTAAAATTTTCCCAATTCAggagttaattaaatattcttttactCAAAACCATATTCAATCAAGAAAAAGGACATTTAAACATGACTAATTAACCTCATTCCGATGATAGCTTGTCAGCAGTGCATCTTTAAACTTTAGAACCTTCTTTGCATGGAAGCGAGCAACATATGGAACAGAAGCTGGATGGGAATCAAACATAGCACAATAACGCAAAGGTCTGAAATTCATAAAGGCTGTATCAACTTTCATAAATCGGACAATCTCTTGCACCACTTGCCTCCATTCTTTAAAGTTAGTTTCCTGACAAGAGATAGTGTAAATGTCCTAAATCATGTCAGCGTACCACTGGAAGTGTTGATAGCATTttaaagagaagaaaattctaATCAAAGGTCTCAAACATAAGCCATTCAAATTTAAGAGGAATCAATGATGTCCATGCCAATAATCTTGTAAATTTTCAGTTACTTATGAAAACATCATGTAAAAAGTCAACTGAgagatttatatttaaaagacACATTTTAAAGTTATATTcctaatttttaaattgataaatgcCTCAATTGACATATTTGTTTCATTGACATGTGTTGAGACAAAAACTTTATGACATCAAAGTTTTTACTTTTGGAAAGTAAAGTCTAAGCCCTAACATTGGGCTAGCAAATGGTATTCAATTATATAGATACTCCATAAGTCAGTCAGGTCAGCTAAGAAGAATCCGATCAGCAGTCCATTATTACTAATTTCTCGATGATAATGCTGTAATAATTCTTTCCTGAAACAGAATTGAACCAGTAGTTTCACATCGccattataagtaaaaaattagcGGTACCCACAGACTTGCTGACAGAGGGAGAatacctttttatttcttttttcccccTTCCTACCCCTTTATATCTCTACCTCTCTGTGTGGGTTAGTCGCCTTGCCAACCTAGCCAGTCTACTGGACAGATCATTTCAACACATGACAACTCATTATTTAAGCCACATTTGGGTCAATAATGGAACCACCATACTTTAAATAAACATTAGTTCACACCCTTAGACCGCTTTGAGGAACTTCTGATCTGATCCATATCTCATTTATCATCTGACTTCAACTATTACACTACTTTACAGCTCAAATGTAGTCATACAGTTCATCTATAACCCTTATAATACGGAATATATATTACTTTCAATTACACGATACATCTTTACGTTCAGAAAAATGCGTAATACCAAATGTACTGTCAGCCCAGATTTCATAAATCTAGATCTCTTAGCTAGCGCAGCAGCTCAAATAATATTGCTTCAGTTATAAGTTCTATCGGATTCTTAAATCAAGGAAGAGAGACGGAAAACTAAAACCAAACGTTTGAACAATAGAAATTGGACAACGGCAACTCAAATCACCCCATATTTATATTCCTCCATTTTCCCAGCAACGAAACAAAGCCCAATGAGAGTGAGTAAATAGAACCAATTCCTTAAAGTTGAACACAAAAAGTAAAGACAGAAAAAATATAGTGAGTTATCCTAAAGTTAAGCTCCAAATTCACAAACCTCTGGTATAGCTAatagagaaaaggaataaattaCCCGAAAAGCAGCTTTGCTATCATCAACGACAGCCTTGAACCGGTCCACGAGAGCCTTCACCATCTCGGTCCGGTTCAAAATCAAGGCGACAAGCAAAAACCTGGCGTAGAACCTCAATTCCTTGAACCTTACCGCGAGATCCTTTCCCTGGCCTTTGGATCCCTCGAAATAGCTCCTACTGAGAATCGCTTCATAGAAGACGTATGCCTCGACCAAGAACCTGGCCTCGCTGGTCCGCATGTACTGTCCGAAGTAGAGCTGGCCGATCCGGCTGGCGATCTCGCCGATTTCCCAGCGGTTGAGGCCGGCCTTGAGGAGTTCCGGCCGGTGCTCCTGCTGGTACTTCCAAAGGCGTGTATACGCCTTGAACACCTTGTGAAAGTAGTGGTGACTCGTCACGCGTCCGTACGCCGGCACGTCCCTTACCCTGGCGAACTTGCGGTCTGCGCCCTCAACCAGGGCCCGGAAGGTCTGCGAAACGAGGTCTTTCTCGGCCATGCCGtgccaaaaagagagagagaagtagcAGAAAAATCAGTTATCGGAATCGGAATACTTTCGCGGCCATCGGAAACCGAGAAAGAGactgagaggaaagagaaagaagcagagagagagagagagagagggagagagaggtggACTTTCAATGAGCTGTGGCTTTGTAAAGCTGGCGTCActgcttttactttttctttatttaatttttaatttctgttATTGAAGAATAATTTTGTACTGAATGGACAAACAGTGGCGgcgtcacagagagagagagagagagagagaggagggagggGGGCATGAGATTTTGGATGATTTGACGGTGCGTGCGGCTCTTTTTTACGGCGACGACGGGGAAAGCGGTTTACTGGAATTACGCATGCCTCGCGTCGCTCTTCTCTCGGAGAGACATTGCTGTGGTGAATAATTCTTGGGTATGATTAGCTTCCAATCTCCTCCCTCCTCCTGTTAATTTCATGCGAATAACAATTAATgttcatataaataattttaacgatattataaatattatataaataaaaataaaaaataaaaaattattctttataacACTTctataaagttataattataatattaactattcaTTTTCgagtataaatttaaatatggtTGACGATTGACGACTTTCTTGAATAGTTATAATAAAAGAGTATCACATCCTATGTTAGTACTatttaataattcttttttttttttttaaatttaacctATAGTTTTAACAGCAGAATATCTTATAGCTCGTAATCACGGGTTTTATCTACTTCATTTTGTTTACATCTAATCAAATCTATTGAATGTATATATTGaaatagttattatatttattatattttaattccaaTTAAtccctttattttatttgctcaataGGATATATCTAAGAAGTTTTATTACTTAATTTTCAAGTATTTAAACAtcagtatttatatttttattctctgttctttaagaataaaaaaaaattatagaattcaaaattaatgtatttagtgcgattacaaataaatttatttattttttatattattaactcgttgaaaattatttattattttaaatcaatataCATGCTTATTATTCTCTCATGAGTCTCATGATCTTCTCGAGTAGTTTTTGAGTACTCCAAAAGTGAAACTGTCATTGTTTTCCACAAACTATATCAACACAAAAAGGAATTTCAAGTTATCCACTCCAAACCAAGAAAAGAGTCGAACAATACAAGAAACAGAAAAATGACCACAGGCAAAGACAACATTGCAAACTGTAGGGAaagaaacaaaaccaaaaactccaaactatataACATCGTCTCTGGCAAATGCATCACAATCATGTGATTCATCCCTTATGGATATAGCTAGGCAGAAAAATACCAGCAAAAGTTGTAAAGCTTGTACTTGTGGTCACAGTATTTTACGAAAATGAAatcatttcaataaaattattaaaccaaagttttattttttccagaTTGCATTCATGTCAATAGTGTTGGATTGTCTCATATCGATTGTGAAAGGGACTGATGATCAGTTTATAagtataagaaaaaatttaacattttgAGTTAGCTTTTAAGATTAAAAGAGGTTCAAGACCACCTAACATTAGTATTAAAGCTCATATTTACCAACAATccatgaaaaaaatagattgtcGCTGCTCCTATCCAAGACTCGAGTTGTGAGGAAAAAATTGTTAGAGCTGTCCTATTGGTTGTGAAAAGGCTGGtaatcaatttataaatgtgAAAGAAAATCTTACATgttaaactattttttaaagttgaGACTCGAGAGAGACTTAATACCATTCAACAAACAGTTGCATGAGCATGATGTGCTTAATCATACATGCATACTAATATAAAAtgctaataaaaatattattaatttggttTTTGGTAAATAATTATAGGGTCATAAGTATCCTTTGAGATCTCATGATCGGGAGGCAAATGGGGTATATTCCTGCCAAAATGATGTGGGTGGGGCTAATATTCTTACGCGATTGGCTGGAGGCTAGAAAAAACTTGGCTTAAATGTAAGAAATAAATGGTTTTGACTTCCGTACCACAAGACAAAAGCACAGCaaatatggtaaaaaaattaaaaaagctcCACCAAGGTTGTCTTATGGGCATATTTTAtgcatctaaataaaaaaactttccAGCAAAATGACATAATGTACTACTGTTCAGTTGTATGACATGTCGACTGGCCCTCAGGGGTTGACCTCCATAAAGATGAAAAGCAACCTAAAACCTAAAATCTTTGAAGATGACAAACACTGAGGGTGGTGTCACAGTACTATGAAACCTaaacaaacatgcatgcatgattgtCCTCTTGGAAAATAATTCATTTCTTGGCATCGTGGCccaatatacacacacacacacaaggtTCTCATAATTGATCCGTGTTGTTAAAATTAATGTTAACAAATCATGAAATTAATCAACTTTTGTTTTCCAAACTATATATGATGGGACAGAAGTTAAGTTCAAAcatgatgagaaaataaataatcatgatgTCAATTTGCTTACAAAACCATACTATAAATTTTCTTACTATATATGTTCACATTGAAAAGCATGGGTTTTGATTTTGATCAGTTGATTATGTCCGAGTTCTGCTTTATcagataaatatattaaaagatgctgatcaaacaaagaataaagaaaatgtaTGCTACCGTCCTTCTAGGATAAAtctaaataacataaataattatCTCTCATTttgtgtgaatttttttataaagtaattGAATAGAATAGTATAAAACAAAATCACACACACAGAGTCAATAATTTTTATGTGGAAAATCCTtcaatacaaaagaaaaaatcacaCAGCAATTAAAGCTTCCACTATCAacaataatatgtatataagtgTTCTCTCTAAATAGTACTAGATATATACGATCAACAATgatctcaagaaaaaaaatattttcttaataatcaAACAACGCGATTAGTAGAGATCTCACCAAGAGACGTGTTACTATTCACAATCTTAAGTGCTAGAAATACTATTCCAAAACCGATCTTCACCCTTCATATCATAGAGTCTTGAGTCTAAATATACAAAGGTGGTAAATACGATCATATATTATTTGGGAGGGGGAGAGGCACTTTAACCTGTATCAAATGGTCCCAACAGTACAAAATAAGAGGTCCACATAATGGGTCCAATGAATTAGGAAGTTGCAGTTATCGTATCGCTTCCAACGAgattaatatagtaattaacatTGGTTGAAGATATTTATCTCTTAAAAACCAGCGAGATACTCGAGATGTTTAACTTCGATATGTTaatcattttcttctaaaatcaTATCCTAAGAACTAGTGATGAAGATCCTGAGATTTGAGAAAAGAATAAACTGTCCTTATTAGTAACAATTCACTCCTGTATAAGGGACCAATGCTAACAGTTCAAGATAACATTCAGATCCCTTACTGTCAAGcaatacacacatatatagctCTAACTTAGACATCGGAAATGCATCAGACACAGTAGGCTACCCTCTTTCTTCGTTGCAGGTTAGCAGTCGAGATTAGTTGGTAGGAAAATACGTCCAAAACAGGAGGAATAAATTATTGtcctttaaaatatttctaaagAACTTTAATTCTAGTTTTATCTAATTCTTTTGAATCATAGTTTCATATATGATTTGAACCGTTATTGAATTgttaaagtatatatatttgagaGTTCTTGGACtactttgaaaaataatttcatgtCTGAGAAAAATAGTAAGTTTTTTCCCGAGAGATtatgattttgtttttcttttttcattctatCGTCTTTCTTTTGGGGGCAATAAGCAAAAGCAATACTGCACGTAACATAAGAGTAGACCCAGCTTGGACCAATTAATCAATGGAGTAGTTGGATTTTAGATTTGAGTTGTCTGAATTGGGTTATCCTTCTCTAGGATTATGTAGCACAAAAGAATTTCTTGCAAATATGAAATGCATAAAGATAAAGTTGAGTGTCATTCTATGGCTACGAGCATGGCAGatatctctctgtttttttcgttttcaattttcaatggatgtcattttcttttgctttattAGGTAGAAGCTTTTCCCCATTATCAAATATTGCATCCTTTTTCTGGGACATACATGTCGTGTCATCCAGCAAGACAAAACAAAACTTCCATCCAATTAGAAAATCGGTTGGGTGCAGATATTCACAGTTCAATTTTGCAGTCCAAAATCGTGATGCATGAGATTACAATCTACACCTAAAAAATCCTTCCGCTTAAAACCGCAGGGACAGATTACTGTCCTTCATCTAGTTTTGAGGAGTTCAGATAGACGTCTCCTCTCTTCAATTCCGGCGGGTTGCTTCTTGTCCTTGATGGGCATGATGGTGGCTTTTAATTTTGGTGTTTGTTCTTTTTAGTAATGATTTATCTGTCCCTTTGGGTGTGAATGAGTTGTCCATGAGCAACACTTTTCAACTTTTAAGGCATCGCTCGATGATCGATCCTCCATGTCTCGTCAGGATATCTGAAATTTACAAAGCAATCTTGTAATCACAAAAGGTATTCGAGGTAGAATTATTCGTCTcgccttttttttaaatagtggtAACGTtcttctatgtttttttttaatttttttgtccgAATCCATAAAAGCGAGTTAATTCTGACGGTATCTACCAGAATTTTATCCGATTGGACGTCTGTCTTGTATCCGCCCTTATTTATAGAATAATGATAGATTTATTatcatcttattatttttttattatttattttattttatttttaattttttaatttttaatttttatttaatggttaagaaagtgattattaataaaattatatatttttaaatttttttaaataattaaggatgttaaaataatatttaaaaaaaatataaatttcaaatatactAAAATAGTAAAAGAGTGGTAAAAGAGTAGTAAATCTATCGTCTTCTCTATCCATAACCAAGTTtcacatttcaaaatttttttgccTCATAGATAAAACATCGTGGTTTTGATTTCAAAATTACTTCTTATTGTATTCTTAATCTTCTTCTTTGAAACAGTTTTCATAAATCTACGTATTCGATTCAATTTGGATAACAAGATATCTAGATTTTTATAACCAAATACATGTCCCATTATAACCGGGTTGATCTAGGGCGGTATTCGGACCACATCATAAAGTCGGATGATGCCAAGGCTGTAATTGAGCCGAGCCGAGTCGAGTTTTGGCTTGTCGAGCTCGGCTCAACTCAAAATACTCTAACTCGGGCTCGAactcaagattttttttaattctctgttCGAGCTCGACTTGATAAGCTaaaatctcaactcgagctcgagttcgAGCTCATCCCACAAACGAATTCGATTCGAGACGAGCtcgagtttgaattttttttaatgagatttaataattaataaattaaataaataaataagaactaatattgaatttatacaactaacaagtagaacttctattaaattataaaattttaaaaaatttataaataattaatatctaactagttgatatttatccaaaataacaatatattatatgcctacatatattattaatacatacacttaatataatagaatatatctatttcatatatggttcccacatactagtatatgaaatttttaaattttatcaactaattattatataaattataaaatatacctatgaagtatatttactatatagacataaataattagaatatatattatatatttaattataaaagtggtatacttatattattagctaatatatatatatatatatatatgcataggtgtatgtatatatttatcaatatatgaatgagttttaatcgagttgaGCTAAAGAGTCGATtcgagcataaacgagcgagcctaaacgagccttagtcgagtcgagtt
This is a stretch of genomic DNA from Carya illinoinensis cultivar Pawnee chromosome 3, C.illinoinensisPawnee_v1, whole genome shotgun sequence. It encodes these proteins:
- the LOC122303659 gene encoding protein SCAI-like, with amino-acid sequence MAEKDLVSQTFRALVEGADRKFARVRDVPAYGRVTSHHYFHKVFKAYTRLWKYQQEHRPELLKAGLNRWEIGEIASRIGQLYFGQYMRTSEARFLVEAYVFYEAILSRSYFEGSKGQGKDLAVRFKELRFYARFLLVALILNRTEMVKALVDRFKAVVDDSKAAFRETNFKEWRQVVQEIVRFMKVDTAFMNFRPLRYCAMFDSHPASVPYVARFHAKKVLKFKDALLTSYHRNEVKFAELTLDTFRMMQCLEWEPSGSFYQKRPVESNGNGTSIDHSGASGVIDINLAVDMTDPTLPPNSRKAILYRPSVTHLIAVMATISEELPPDSVMLVYLSASGKAGPSNFTQVGSSDGSWKSSKNKVTSQLSQEQNSYLPESSTNHKGESSGHYDSYLWFGPRGNGGSNNLYPGDIIPFTRRPLFLIIDSDNSHAFKVLHGAERGETAALLLSPLRPAFKNPSDVDLSQNGSQFTFFLTAPLPAFCQMLGLSSFDTDTDVYNNAEDILSTALSEWEVILCTSTSVDIVWAQVLNDPFIRRLILRFIFCRAVLSFFCHSEDIDQYVPVCLPHLPSSVAPSSDVVRSSVHRLAKHLGVAGHFHFDNT